Part of the Halobaculum halobium genome, GAACGGGTCCCCGTCCCCGCTCGGCTCCTCGCCGTCGGCGCCGTCCCGCGGTCGCGCGTCCGAGCGTGACGCCGAGGAGCGGTCGGACTCGACCTCCCGCGACGGACCCGGGGTCTCACGGTCCGGGTCGGCGGCGGCTCGCACCTCGTCGTCGCTCGGCGACGGCGCTGTCGAGGAGACCGGCGATTCGGACTCGAGTTCTGCCCTGGACGCCGCGGCCTCGCCCGAACCGGCCGGTTCCCTCGATGCGGCCGTCTCCGACTCGGCCTCGTCGACTGCACCGTCGGCGGCCGCGGTCGGCGCGGACGCGTCGCTCGGCTCTGACGCGGCGGCCGGACGGGTGGTTTCGCTCGGTTCGTCCGACGCAGCCGCGCCGTCCGGTCCGCCCGGTTCGCCCGGTTCGCCCGGTTCGCCCGGTTCGCCCGGTTCGCCCGGTTCGCTCGATTCGCCGGCGTCGCTCGACTCGCCGGCCCCGCCGAACGTGATGCTCGTCGGCGAGTCGTCCGCGGGCGACTCGGCGTCGGCTTCCGGTTCGGATCCCGGTCCCGGTTCTGCCGCCGGTGTCGGTTCGGGTTCCGGGTCGGGGATGTCGACGACGTCGACGTCGACGTCGACGACTTCGTAGATGCCGACCTCGTCGTCGGCCGCCTCGAACGCCTCGTCGCCGGTGAGCACCTGCTTCTGCTCGCCCGTGCCGACGAACGCGCACGCGAGCCGGCGACCACCGTAGTAGACCGCGTAGTAATCGCCCGAGAGGACGTTCTCCGAGAGTTCGATGTAGCCGGTGAACTTCCCGGAGGAGAGCTTCGAGTCCGCGGCCGACAGGGCCGTGTCGTTCGTGTAGTAGCGCGCCTTCGTCTCGCCGCCGCGCTCTCGCATCGCGTACAAGAGCGGCAGCGAGGGGTCCGGCGCGGCGTATGCGGTGCCGTCGGCGTCCGCGAACGAGTCCAGCGACCCGTCGAACACGCCGACCACGCGGCCGTTCAACATGAACAGCCACGCGTGTCCCTCGGTGACCGCCCCGGTGAAGTCGCGGGACTGCAAGGTTCGGAGCCCGTCGATCCCCCCCGAGAGCGGCTCGGACTCCCATCCGGTCACCGTTTCGACTGTTTCGCCGTCCATCGGCGGTACATCGCTGCGTCCGATGCAAATACCTTCCGCCTGGTCGGACGGCCGTCGGACAGTGGGTTCACCGGTTGACAGCTTCGGGCGCCGCAAGCCGCCACCGCCGGTCAACCGGCGACGGCGTACAAGAGCAGGAACCCGAAGTACAGGAGCACCAGCAGCCCCAACGAGACGATCCGAAATCGCCTGAGGTTGTCGGTCTCACCGTCGCGGGCGGCCTCGTATGCCGCGCGTTCGTCGGGCCCGAGGTCGCCGTGGTCCTGTCCGAGGTGAAGGTCGCGGTGGCGCTCGCGGGCGAACGGACGACCGCAGCGCGGGCACGCGAACGCGGTCGCCTCGGGCGGCACCTCGTAGCGGTCGGCGATCGGGTCGCGCGCGTCCGTAGTCGTCGCGGTGTCGAGGCGGCGGACTTCGTCCGTACCGGCGTCGCCGCCGGCTCCGTTTTCGCCCCTCATACGAAGGGGGGTGCACCTCCGGGTCGCGAGACGATCCACAGGCTCGCCATCGTGTACGCCACCATCGCGACGGTGACGCCGTACTGGCTCCGGACCGCCTGGAGTCGGTCGGGGAACAGGTCGTAGGCGGCCGAGTGCGCCACCCAGACGGCCAGGAGGTGTCCCGCCAACACAGCGGCGACGCCGACCCCGCCGACCCACCCCGGCACGAGCAACACCGGGAGCGACGACGGCGGCGACAGCGGC contains:
- a CDS encoding DUF7410 domain-containing protein; the encoded protein is MRGENGAGGDAGTDEVRRLDTATTTDARDPIADRYEVPPEATAFACPRCGRPFARERHRDLHLGQDHGDLGPDERAAYEAARDGETDNLRRFRIVSLGLLVLLYFGFLLLYAVAG